A stretch of DNA from Limnohabitans sp. MORI2:
ACGCCGGGCTCCATGCGGATGGTGTACGCGATGTCTTCGTGCAGCCTGCGGTTGATGTCCACCAAGAAGTCGATGGTGCGGATGGGGTCTCGCTTCAAGGCCTTGAAATCAATGGTCTTGAAATACGCTTTCAATTTGGGAGTGAAACGGCTTGTGACTAAATACGGCGCAAGCTCAAGGGCTGATGACAGGCCGTAATTGAAAGGAAATTTTTCAGCATGTGGTTCGAGGAAGAAGTCAAACGGGTTATAGACCGCCATCTCCACCACCAAATCCACCGTGACTTTGAACTCACGCGTCTTTTCAGGGAACACCAATCGGGCTTGGTAGTTGGCAAAGGGGTCTTGCTGCCAGTTGATGAAATGCTCGGGTTCGACCTTCAGAGAATATGAAATGACGTTGCTGCGGCAGTGTGGGGCAGGGCGCAAGCGAATGACCTGCGGGCCTAACTCAACCAGTCGGTCGTAGCTGTAATGGGTGACGTGGTGGAGTGCGGCATGGATAGACATATAGTTTGTCTAGCAAAACACGCGCCATGCTTGATGCGCCAAAGCGGTGCGTATCGGGTGGCCTAGGTGGGCTCAAGTTTTCTGATGCCCCGCCGATACCCTAGGCAACTCAGTTTTATCTTTGACACCCACCATGCGCTCACGCCATTTTTCTGTTGTTGCTTTTGTGTTGACCAGCCTTTTGGCTTGGGCTGCGCCTGCTTCGGCTGAGTGGAGCGAATTGGTCAAAGAAGAAGAAGCCACGTACTACTTCGACAAAGAAGCCGTTATGCCTGTGCATGTCTCGCGTTTTGCTTGGGTGTTGACCGACTTGCCCAAGGCTGAAAAGACACCCACGGGTGAGAGCTACAAGTCGATGATGTTGCGCGTGCGCATGTACTGCAAGAACGACACCGTGGTCCGCCTGTCTGTGAGCTACTTTGACAAGCAAATGGGCAAAGGCAAAGAAGTGGCCTCGGACGATGTGCACGAATGGCGTCCACGCGAATACCCAATTCGCCCCAACACTTATCTGGCCGCTTTGAAGAAAGAAGTGTGCGGCGGCTCTAAAGCTGCTTCGGGCTAAAGCCCAGCCGACAAACCCTTGGATGCGAAAGCCCCTGCCGAATGGCTGGGGCTTTTTAACTTGTGAGTGGGCATCGCCCACGTTCCGCAATGTTGGGCCGAACATGCGGCCATGTTTTCTGTCATCACACCTTTCGCCTTAGGCTGGATCGCAGGCACGGCTTTGCAGTTGCAGCAGGCGCAGTTGTGGGCGGGTGAGGTGTATTGGGGTTTGGGTGCGACGGCGCTTATGTTGGCGTATGCCGTCGCTCGCTTGGATGCTTGGGGATTTACGTTCACGCGGCTAGATGTTTTTCCTTTTGTCCGCAGCGCCTTGGCTTTGTTTTCGCGTGCTTCAGCTAGCGCTATTTGGCATTCAGTGGTTTGGTGTGCGCTGGCCTGCACTTTGGCTTTTGCACAAGCAGGCGCACGGGCCAGTCACTATGCACAAAGCGCTCTGAACCCCGCAATCGAAGGCCGCACTTTGCACGTGGTGGGCATCGTGGCCAACTTGCCGCAGCGCATGGAAGACAGTGCGCGGTTTCGCTTCAAGGTGGAGTCGGCCCGTGATAACGATGGCGCACGGGTGCAGCTGCCGCCACAGTTGCTGCTGGGTTGGTATGGCAACCGATTGAATGGCAGTGACGACAAAGTGCAAGCCCCGCCCGCAGACTTGCGCCCCGGCGATCGCTGGCAACTGGCTGTGCGCCTCAAAGCGCCGCATGGCCACATCAACCCGCATGGTTTTGATTACGAGCTGTGGCTATGGGAGCAGGGCCTGCAAGCCACGGGCTATGTGCGTAACGGAGCCAAAGATGCGCCGCCGAAGTGGCTGGGCGGTACATGGGCATACCCTGTGGAGCGGCTGCGTCAGCATGTGCGCAGCGCCATTGATGCACGCGTGTCTGACCGCGCCATGGCGGGCGTTGTGGCGGCCTTGTTGGTGGGCGACCAAGCGGCGATTGAGCGTGCGGATTGGGATGTGTTTCGTGCCACGGGCGTGGCGCACCTCATGGCAATTTCGGGTTTGCATATCACGGGTCTCGCGTGGCTGGCGGCACTGTGTGTGGGCTGGTTGTGGCGGCGCAGCGATGTGTGGTCGCCTCGCAAGCCTTGGAGCTTGTGGCTTCCTGCACCTATTGCTGCCAGTGCATGTGCCGCCATCGTGGCGCTGGCGTATGCGGTGTTCACCGGCTGGGGTGTGCCCGCGCAGCGCACGGTGTGGATGCTTGGGGTGGTCACGCTGCTGCGCGTGTATGGCTTGCGTTGGCCTTTGATGCAGGTGTGGCTGACCGTGTGTGCGGTGGTCCTGGCGCTAGACCCGTGGGCGTTGATGCAGGCAGGGTTTTGGCTCAGCTTTGTGGCGGTGGGGGTGTTATTTGCTTCTGGTTCTCATGACCAAGTCGCTGTCAGTTCGCTGTGGGCCGCCGCCCAACGCATGTGGCGCGAGCAGTGGCTGATGAGTGTGTGCTTGGCCCCGCTGACCTTGCTGCTGTTTCACCAAGTGTCTGTCGTGGGCTTGCTCGCCAACTTGCTGGCTGTGCCGTGGGTGACCTTGGTGATCACACCGCTGTGCATGCTAGGGCTGGTGTTGCCATTTGCGTGGAGCGTGGCGGCAGAGGCTTTGCAGGGGTTAGTGTGGCTACTCAAAGCGTGCGCGGGTGTGTCGTGGGCGCAGTGGTCGGCACCGGCTGCACCTTTGTGGGCGGGGGCAGCCGCGCTAGTAGGCATGAGCGTGTGGGCCATGCGCGTGCCCATGTGGCTGCGTTGGTTTAGCCTGGCCTTGGTGCTGCCCGTGCTCAGCTGGCAAACACCGCGCCCAGCACACGGCACGTTTGAATTGGTGGCGGTTGACATGGGGCAGGGCCATGCCGTGTTGGTGCGCACCGCCACGCACAGCTTGCTCTACGACACAGGGCCGCGCTACTCGGCTGAGACCGATGCAGGCCAACGCGTGCTCGTGCCGCTGCTGCGTGCATGGGGAGAGCGGCTAGACCGCATCATCATCAGCCACCAAGACAGCGACCACAGTGGCGGCGCACCTGCGGTGATGGCGATGCAACCGCAAGCCGGTGTGTTGACGTCGATTGCGACCGAACACCCGCTGCAACAGTTGGGTGCGATGCAACGCTGCGAACGCGGGCAGTCGTGGGCATGGGATGGGGTTCAGTTTGAGGTGTTGCACCCAAGCGCGGCTGACTATGAACGCAAGCTCAAGCCCAATGCGCTGAGTTGTGTGTTGCGCGTGACAGCTTCGCGGTTGGAGACCAGAAGCACAATCGGTGCAGCCTTTCACGCCCTAAATGTGTCTGCCTTGCTCGCAGGCGACATCGAAGCTGCACAAGAGCAAGCGCTATTACAAAGCGGCCAAGCTCTGCAAGCCGATTGGTTGCTGGTGCCGCATCACGGCAGCGCCACATCGTCGACGCAAGCTTTTTTAGAAGCGGTTGATCCCAGCATCGCTATCGTGCAAGCGGGCTACCGCAATCGCTTCGGTCATCCAAGGCCGGATGTGCTGCAGCGCTACAGCGACTTAGGGGTGCTCGTGGTGCAAACACCCCGTTGTGGTGCATCGACTTGGCGCAGCGAACACCCCAAGTTGGTGCAATGTGAGCGAAATCAAAGACAACGCTATTGGCAACACGTATTCTGAGAGCTGGCACTTTACTTGCGTAAGAGAGTGCAGGAGTTCCCTGATATGCACAAGTTTGATGAAATGTATGCCCAGCTGCCATTTGTAGACAGCGCGGTGCGCCCCCACTACCGGAACTACTTGGACTGGCTCAAGCGCCAAGATCCACAAACCATGCGCGACAGGCGCGAAGAAGCCGAGATGATTTTTCGCCGTGTCGGTATCACCTTTGCGGTGTACGGCGACAAAGACGAAGACGGTGCTGGGACTGAACGCCTCATTCCATTTGATTTGATTCCCCGCATCATCCCCGCCCATGAGTGGACCAGTATGCAAAAGGGTTTGGTACAGCGGGTGAATGCGCTCAATATGTTCATTCATGACGTGTATCACGAGCAAGGCATTCTCAAAGCGGGCATCATCCCCAGCGAACAAATTTTGAACAACGCCCAATACCGCCCTGAGATGCGTTGGGTCGATGTCCCACACAAGGTGTATTCGCAAATCAGTGGCATTGACATCGTGCGTGCGCCCGATGCCCAAGGCAATGGTGAGTACTACGTGCTCGAAGACAACTTGCGCGTACCCAGCGGTGTGAGCTACATGCTGGAAGACCGCAAGATGATGATGCGACTCTTCCCTGAGTTGTTCAGTCAGCACCGCGTGGCCCCCGTGGCGCATTACCCCGACTTGTTGTTAGAGACTTTGCGTGCCAGCAGCCCATCGACCACCGACAACCCAACGGTGGTGGTGCTCACACCTGGCATGTACAACAGCGCCTACTTCGAACACGCTTTCTTGGCGCAACAAATGGGTGTGGAGTTGGTCGAAGGCCAAGACCTGTTTGTGAAAGATAACTTTGTCTACATGCGCACCACGCGCGGGCCTAAACGTGTAGATGTGATTTACCGCCGAGTGGATGACGATTTCTTAGACCCACAGGTGTTTAGACCTAACTCCACCTTGGGTTGCGCGGGCTTGATGGAGGTCTACAAAGCCGGGCATGTGAATATTTGTAACGCCGTGGGCACGGGCATTGCCGACGACAAATCGATCTACCCCTACGTGCCGCAAATGATTGAGTTTTATTTGGGCGAGAAGCCCATCCTCAACAACGTGCCGACTTTCCAATGCCGCAAGAAGGAAGACCTAGATTACACGCTGGCGCATTTGAGTGAGCTGGTGGTGAAGGAAGTCCACGGTGCAGGGGGCTATGGCATGCTGGTCGGACCTGCGGCAACCAAGGCTGAGATTGAGGAGTTTCGTGCTGTGCTCAAGGCCAAGCCCGATGGCTACATCTCGCAGCCCACACTGAGTTTGTCGAGCTGCCCGACCTATGTGGAAAGCGGCATTGCGCCACGCCACATCGACTTGCGCCCGTTTGTGCTGAGTGGCAAGAGCGTGCAAATGGTGCCCGGCGGCTTGACCCGCGTGGCGCTGAAAGAAGGCTCACTGGTGGTGAACTCGTCTCAAGGCGGCGGCACCAAAGACACATGGATTCTTGAGGTTTGAAAATGCTGAGCCGTACTGCCGACCATTTATTTTGGATGTCCCGCTACACCGAGCGGGCTGAAAACACCGCACGTTTGTTGGATGTGAACTACCAAACCTCGTTGCTGCCGCAATCTGCTGAAGTGGCGTTGCTGGGGTGGGAAGGCTTGCTGTCCATCAGCGAGTTGCTGCCCGCCTACCAAGCGCGTCATGGTGATGTCACGCCTCAGCGCGTGATGGAGTTCATGGTGAAGGACGAGAGCAACCCTTCTTCCATCATCTCGTGTCTGCGTGCTGCGCGTGAGAACGCACGTGCGGTGCGTGGCACCCTGACCACCGAAGTCTGGGAGACACAAAACCAAACTTGGTTGGAGTTGAATCGTTTGCTCAAGGGCGGTTTGCTAGAGCGCGACCCTGGGGAGTTTTTTGAATGGGTCAAATTCCGTTCGCACCTTTCACGCGGCGTGACCGTGGGCACCATGTTGATGGACGAAGCCTTGCACTTCATGCGCTTGGGCACCTTCCTTGAGCGTGCTGATAACACCGCACGCCTGGTGGATGTGAAGTTCCACGCCGTGCATGGCGACTTATTTGCCGATGGCAGCGAGAAAGCCCAGCAACACGACTTCTACCACTGGAGCGCGATTTTGCGCAGCGTGTCCGGCTTTGAGATTTACCGCAAGGTGTATCGCGATGTGATTCACCCCGAACGTGTGGCCGAGTTGTTGATCTTGCGCGCGGATATGCCGCGCTCCTTGCATGCATGCATGAAGGAAGTCGTGAGCAATATTGCGATGGTGTCGGATGACCGCTCGTTAGAGAGCTATCGACGAGCCGGCAAGCTGTGCGCGGAAATGGAATTTGGCCGCATCGAAGAAATTTTGGCCAACGGATTACACGCCTATCTCACACAGTTCTTAGACCGCGTGAATGAAATAGGCGCGTGTATCAGCCGAGAGTTTTTGATGCCGAATTGATGGCGGCTTAACCGCCGCGACGCATCATGTCGAAGAACTCGACGTTGGACTTGGTCGCCTTCATGCTCTTCAACACCATTTCCATGGATTCGATCTCGTCCATGTTGTACATGAACTGGCGCAGGATGCGGGTCTTTTGCAAGATCTCAGGTGGCAACAACATCTCTTCGCGGCGGGTGCCGCTGCGGTTGAGTTGAATCGCTGGGAACACACGCTTTTCGTACAAGCGGCGGTCGAGGTGAATTTCACAGTTACCTGTGCCTTTGAATTCTTCAAAGATCACTTCGTCCATGCGACTGCCGGTGTCGACCAAGGCCGTGGCGATGATGGTGAGTGAGCCACCTTCTTCTACTTTGCGGGCTGCACCAAAGAAGCGCTTGGGGCGTTGCAAGGCGTTGGAGTCCACACCGCCTGACAGCACTTTGCCCGATGAAGGCACGACGTTGTTGTAAGCGCGGGCAAGGCGGGTGATGGAGTCGAGCAAGATGACCACATCTTTTTTCAGTTCGACCAAACGCTTGGCGCGTTCGATCACCATCTCAGCCACGTGCACGTGGCGTGCGGCGGGTTCGTCAAACGTCGAGGCAATCACTTCGGCTTTGACCGAGCGCTGCATTTCTGTCACTTCTTCAGGGCGCTCGTCCACCAGCAACACCATCATGTGGGCGTCGGGGTAGTTGGCCGAAATGGCGTGGGCGATGTGCTGCATCATCACGGTCTTACCGCTCTTGGGCGGTGCGACGACCAAGGCGCGTTGGCCTTTGCCGATGGGCGCAATGATGTCGATGATGCGGCCGGTGATGTTTTCTTCGCCTTTGATTTCGCGTTCCAACTTCATCTGTTCGCGCGGGAAGAGCGGGGTCAAGTTTTCAAACATGACCTTGTGCTTGTTGTTCTCAGGCAGGTCGTTGTTGACCTTGTCGAGTTTGGTCAAAGCGAAGTAACGCTCGCCATCTTTTGGGATGCGCACTTCGCCTTCAATCATGTCGCCGGTGTGCAGGTTAAAGCGGCGCACTTGGCTGGGGCTGATGTAGATGTCGTCTGTCGATGCGGTGTAGCTGGTGTCGGGGCTACGCAAGAAGCCAAAGCCGTCGGGCAAGATTTCGAGCACGCCGTCGGCAAACACTTGTTCGCCCGCTTTGGCACGCTTTTTGATGATGGCAAACATCAGCTCTTGCTTGCGCATGCGGCCCGTGTTTTCGATTTCGAGGGCTTCAGCTTGTTTCAGCACTTCAGACACGTGCAGTGCCTTGAGTTCGTTCAGATGCATCTTGGGACTCCAATACGGGAGTTCGTTAAACAAATAGGGTGGGGGGAGGTCGCTGCGAGGAGAGAAATACCTCTAGACCGGAATTCAAGCCCTGATGGGGAGCCGAGTAGCCTCATGGGCTGCAAGGTGAATTCGGTTCGAATTATGACAGGAAAAAAGCCCGCAGACGAACCATCTGCAGGCTTTTTGTTGAGGGCGTTTAACGCAGAATCAGGCCAATTGCTGGTTGATAAAGTCAGTCAACTGGGCTTTGCTCATGGCGCCCACTTTGGTGGCAGCGAGTTGACCGCCTTTGAACACCATCAGGGTAGGGATGCCACGGATGCCCAATTTACCTGGGATGTCACGGTTTTCGTCCACGTTCATTTTGGCGATTTGGAGCTTGCCTTCGTAGGCGGTAGCCACTTCGTCCAAGATGGGGGCAATCATTTTGCAAGGACCGCACCATTCGGCCCAGTAGTCCACCAAGACGGGTTTGTCAGCTTGCAGGACGTCTGCTTCAAAGCTGGAGTCGGTGATGTGTTTGATCAAATCGCTGGCCATGGTTTTATTTCCTCTTTCAATTGGCGATAGAGCTACAGTTGGGGGCATTGTGGCAGAAACCAAGTATCCCCATGAAAACTCTCACCATTGATGTTGTCTCCGATGTTGTGTGCCCCTGGTGCTATGTGGGCAAGCGCCGCTTAGAGCGAGCTTTGGCACTTTTAGCAGTTCAGCACCCCGATGTGGACCCTGTGGTGCAGTGGCACACATTTCAGCTCAACCCCGACATGCCTCCTGAGGGCATGGCCCGAGCCTATTATGTGAGCCGCAAGTTTGGGGAAGATGCCTCCGCGATTTATGACCGAGTGGCCGCTGTCGGTAAAGAGGTGGGGATTGCATTCGCATTTGACAACATCAGTCGTCAGCCCAACACGGTAGTGGCGCACAGTTTGATCGCTGTGTCTGAGCCAGGCCTGCAACAAGATGCAATGGTAGAAGCCTTTTTCAAAGCCTATTTCATTGACGGCCTCGATTTGACGGAGGCTTCGGTATTGATGGACGTTGCGCAGTCTGCGGGCATGGACCGTGCTGCGGCTGAGCAGCATTTGCAAAACTCAGCCTTGCATAGCCAAACCATTGACAGCGACAAAGCCGCGCGTGAGATGGGCATTACGGGTGTGCCATTTTTTATCTTCAATCGACAGGTAGGTTTGTCTGGCGCGCACGAAGCCGAAACCTTGCTTCAAGGCATGGTGGAGGCGATGAACGCCGCTACCGACGATTAACGTTTTTCAATCAACGGCGTCGCGTTTGGCGATGCCGCTGCGGCCACGCGGTAAATCAAGTGGTAGACCAATCCCACAAATACGCTGCCACCCACCAAGTTGCCCAAAATCACGGGGCCTAAGTTGCCCAACATGCCGCTCACTGTGAGCGTGTTGCCTGCAGCGCCAATGACATTCATCGCAGTAGCAGGCTCCGCGTATTGAATGATGAGTGCGAGCTGCATGAAATACATATTGGCAATGCTGTGCTCAAACCCTGCAGCCACAAAAGCAGTGATCGGAAAGATGATGGCCAACACTTTGTCCACCACGCTGCGGCCCGCCATGGCCATCCACACGGCCATGCACACCAACACATTGCACAAAACGCCTTTGAAGAAGGCTTCGTGCCATACCAAGTTTTGCTTGGCGAACGCGATCTTCAAGACGGTATTGCCAATCGCACCGCCATTGGCGTGGGTGTGACCGCTCAAGTACACCAGCAAGGCCAAGCCGGTGGTTCCGACTAAGTTGGCCGCACACACTAGCACCCAGTTACGCAGCACTTCGCGGCTGGTGATTTGCCCATCGGCCCAAGCCATGGCCAGCAAGTTGTTGCCAGTGAAGAGTTCAGCGCCTGCGATGACCACCAAGATCAGACCTAAGCAAAACACAAAACCGCCGAGCAATTGGCTGATGGCGAAGCTCAGGCTCGCATCCGATTTGATGATGACAAAAAACATGCCGCCCAAGCCAATGAATGCCCCCGCCAGCAAGCCCAGCATGAGCAAGGGCAGGGTGGCCATGTGCGCTTTGGCAACGCCCACGGTTTCAACCTTGAGGGCAATTTCTTTGGGGGCGTAGGCATCAGAGCCAAAGAGTTCGGGCATGGTGTGTTTCGTTGGTGTTGATTTGGCTAATTTACTACTTCAACTGGCAGAATTGGTGTACTCATTTGTTTTTCGGAGTCGATTCATGTCTCAACCTCCTTCCAATATGGTGCGTGCCTTGGTCTTGCGCGAGCTAGAGTCGGGTACGCGCGACGATGGCTTGTGGTTGCAGGCCATGTTTGAATCGAACATGGACAAAACCAAAGCGCAAGTGCGCTACATCGAGCTGCGTTCGCAGGCCCTGCAGGGCGATGTCAAAGGGATGTTGATCAAACAGATTCGAGGCGCGGTCGCACAAGACAGTGGTGTGCGCCTGAATAACGCCAGTTTGGCTGAGTACTTGGCCGCGAAAACTACTTCTTCAGGGCGTAAGTAGGCCGTAGATTCGGTGGCAGCAAAAGCACAGGCACGCACTTTTGGGGCTTGACTTGTGACTGCTTGATCGATTCAAACAATTTGGTTTGTGCCGAGGGCACCGGCAACTTGAATTCTTCGTAATTCATGATGCGTGTGTTGGCCGCTTTGCGCTGCAACAACTGAGACGTCATCATGTGCATGTAAGCATCCTTGGCACTGTCAGGCCAAATGTCCCATTCTTCGCGGAAAGTTTTGACGTGAGCCCGCAAAAACGCGTCCAGCTCTTTGTGCTCGACTTCGTGTTGGATGGTTTCAAACGCCCTGTCGACGAAAGGCTGAATGTCATCTGGCTCTTGCGGAGCATTGACTTCGGCGTTGGTTGATTCGGTCGTCTCGGGAGGGGGCGCTGTTTCGACAACTGAGGGTGTTTCTGCCATGCTGTCGGCAGAGGTATCTTCACCAGACGGCTTCGCATCGACGACCTCTTCGGCGGTCTCGACGCCCTCGGGTGGCGCATCGGAGTCAGAGGTTTGTGCCACCTCAACGGGCGCGTCAACGCCCTCAGACACCGCTTGGGTGTCTGCCGTGGAATCTTCTTGTGCTACTTCAGTCGTTTCTTCTGCCATCCCATCGGCATCGGTATGAATTGAGAATTCTTAAGCGCTGACCAGCAAATATTTTTAATAACGCGCAGCACGTGCTCGGTCCACCTGCATAGGGCTCACAGCAGGCGCTTGATTGCCCCATTGGCTGCGAATGTGGTTGAGTACATCGGCGATTTGTTGGTTGTTGAGGGTGAACAAATACGGTGGCATGCCATAAGGGCGCGGTTGTCCTGTGGTGCTAGGTCCGTAGCCGCCGTAAAGCGCCATTTGAATCAAGTTGTCGGGTCGTGCCAACATCACTGCAGGGTTGCCAGCCAGTGCGGGGTAGATTTGTACTTTGCCTTCACCGTTGTCACCGTGGCAGCTGGCGCAATGGGTTTTGTAGAGCGTGTGTGCGGCGGGGGAAGATGCGGCCAATGGCGCATTCAGTGGCGTGTTTGCATCCGAGCTGACTTTGATGTTCGACTTCAGATAAGTCGCAATCGCCATAGCATCGGGTTGCGTCAGGTGTTGGCCCGAGTACTGCACAAATTCGGCCATCGGACCACTGGCGTGGGCCTGTTGAGTCTGTCCTACGCGCAGCAAATGGGCCGTATCGCTGAGTGTGCTGGTGCTCAGGCTGGTTTGTGTGGGCTCGGTCAAGCTGGGGGCCATCCACATTTGAGGCGATAAAAATCCACCAGACAAATCATCTACCTTGGGGAAGCTACCCAAGGCGTTTCGCTGTCCGTGGCAAGCAGCACAGTGGCCAGCACTTTGAACGAGGTAGGCCCCGCGGTTCCACTCGGCAGATTCGTTGGGGTTGGCTTTGAAAGGTGTGGGCGTGAAAAAGAGTGATCGCCAAACAGCAATCACGGGCTGTGTGCCCAGCGGCCACGTGAGCTGGTGGGGCGGTTGTGCTTGCTCGACCGCGGGGACGGTTTGTAGCCACAAGAACAGGGCGTGCACATCATCAGGGGTGAACACGCTGGTGTGGTTGTAGGGAAACACGGGTAACAGCAAACGGCCATTGCGTGAACGTCCCCAGCTGAGTGCTGTGGCGAAATCGGTCTCGCGCCAATCACCAAGACCATTTGTTTTCGATGCCGTGAGGTTGCTGCTGAAGACCGCGCCGAAGGGGGTGTCAATGCGTCGGCCACCAGCTAGGGTGTCGCCACCCTTGGCCGTATGGCAGGCCACGCAGCCACCGATGTGTGCCAAGTATTTGCCGCGTGCGAGCGTGTCGGTCGCGTCAGATGTGGTTGAGGTGATGCCCGATTCAATGGGATGAATGAATCGTCCCCAGTTGTCCCAGACCACCCATGCACTGAGTGACAACAGGCTGGCGAGGGCAAGGCGTGTTAGCCATTTGGAGGTGTGCAAGCCTTGTTTCATTGCGGCGCTCCCTGAAGTTCAGGTGCGCTGCCGCAGCGTGTCTTGGGGGCAAGACGCGTGGCTTGCAGCGAATTCTTTTGGGTTGGCACATGCTGCGCGGCTAGCCAGCCGGTGACAGCTGCAGCATCGGAGGCCGTGAGGCGTTTGGCAATCTCGCCCATGCAGTCGGGGGCGACAGTCGAGCGCTCACCCAAAGACCAAGCCGAAAGCTGAGCGCCAAGGTAGGCCGATGGCAAGCCCAACAGGCTGGGGACATGGGCGGTGTTGCCCATGAGGTTTTCACCATGGCAGCTGTTGCATGCTGGAATTTGCAGGGCTGCATCACCTTGCAATGCCAATTGTTTGCCGCGTGCCATTTGTGTGCTGTTGAGGCTGACACCACGCGTGCTCGGTGGCAAATAGGGCACTTGCAGGGAGGCAAAGTAATGGGCCATGTCGCGCTGGTATTCAGCCGAGAGTGGGTCCATCATGCGTCGCATCATGGTGTAGTGGCGGCGACCTTGCGAGAAGTTTTGCATTTGGTTGAACAGATAGCCCGCAGGCTTACCAGCCAAGCGTGGGTAGTACCCATCTGGGCCAGCGCGGCCTTGATCGCCGTGACAAGCCTCACAGGGTTTGATGCGTTCGGTCATGTCCGATGCGTGTGCGCTTGCATGGGCCAGAAGCATCACGCAAGTCAACGAAAGGCTAATGAGATGTTTCATAGAGGCTCAGCTTGTGGCTCGCTGCAATTGCACGGTGGTGTAGACCGACACAGCCAGCAAGATAGCGGCGCCAGTGTTGTGCAACACAGCCAAGCCCAAAGGCCATTGCAGC
This window harbors:
- a CDS encoding surface-adhesin E family protein, with amino-acid sequence MRSRHFSVVAFVLTSLLAWAAPASAEWSELVKEEEATYYFDKEAVMPVHVSRFAWVLTDLPKAEKTPTGESYKSMMLRVRMYCKNDTVVRLSVSYFDKQMGKGKEVASDDVHEWRPREYPIRPNTYLAALKKEVCGGSKAASG
- a CDS encoding DNA internalization-related competence protein ComEC/Rec2 yields the protein MFSVITPFALGWIAGTALQLQQAQLWAGEVYWGLGATALMLAYAVARLDAWGFTFTRLDVFPFVRSALALFSRASASAIWHSVVWCALACTLAFAQAGARASHYAQSALNPAIEGRTLHVVGIVANLPQRMEDSARFRFKVESARDNDGARVQLPPQLLLGWYGNRLNGSDDKVQAPPADLRPGDRWQLAVRLKAPHGHINPHGFDYELWLWEQGLQATGYVRNGAKDAPPKWLGGTWAYPVERLRQHVRSAIDARVSDRAMAGVVAALLVGDQAAIERADWDVFRATGVAHLMAISGLHITGLAWLAALCVGWLWRRSDVWSPRKPWSLWLPAPIAASACAAIVALAYAVFTGWGVPAQRTVWMLGVVTLLRVYGLRWPLMQVWLTVCAVVLALDPWALMQAGFWLSFVAVGVLFASGSHDQVAVSSLWAAAQRMWREQWLMSVCLAPLTLLLFHQVSVVGLLANLLAVPWVTLVITPLCMLGLVLPFAWSVAAEALQGLVWLLKACAGVSWAQWSAPAAPLWAGAAALVGMSVWAMRVPMWLRWFSLALVLPVLSWQTPRPAHGTFELVAVDMGQGHAVLVRTATHSLLYDTGPRYSAETDAGQRVLVPLLRAWGERLDRIIISHQDSDHSGGAPAVMAMQPQAGVLTSIATEHPLQQLGAMQRCERGQSWAWDGVQFEVLHPSAADYERKLKPNALSCVLRVTASRLETRSTIGAAFHALNVSALLAGDIEAAQEQALLQSGQALQADWLLVPHHGSATSSTQAFLEAVDPSIAIVQAGYRNRFGHPRPDVLQRYSDLGVLVVQTPRCGASTWRSEHPKLVQCERNQRQRYWQHVF
- a CDS encoding circularly permuted type 2 ATP-grasp protein, whose amino-acid sequence is MHKFDEMYAQLPFVDSAVRPHYRNYLDWLKRQDPQTMRDRREEAEMIFRRVGITFAVYGDKDEDGAGTERLIPFDLIPRIIPAHEWTSMQKGLVQRVNALNMFIHDVYHEQGILKAGIIPSEQILNNAQYRPEMRWVDVPHKVYSQISGIDIVRAPDAQGNGEYYVLEDNLRVPSGVSYMLEDRKMMMRLFPELFSQHRVAPVAHYPDLLLETLRASSPSTTDNPTVVVLTPGMYNSAYFEHAFLAQQMGVELVEGQDLFVKDNFVYMRTTRGPKRVDVIYRRVDDDFLDPQVFRPNSTLGCAGLMEVYKAGHVNICNAVGTGIADDKSIYPYVPQMIEFYLGEKPILNNVPTFQCRKKEDLDYTLAHLSELVVKEVHGAGGYGMLVGPAATKAEIEEFRAVLKAKPDGYISQPTLSLSSCPTYVESGIAPRHIDLRPFVLSGKSVQMVPGGLTRVALKEGSLVVNSSQGGGTKDTWILEV
- a CDS encoding alpha-E domain-containing protein, whose product is MLSRTADHLFWMSRYTERAENTARLLDVNYQTSLLPQSAEVALLGWEGLLSISELLPAYQARHGDVTPQRVMEFMVKDESNPSSIISCLRAARENARAVRGTLTTEVWETQNQTWLELNRLLKGGLLERDPGEFFEWVKFRSHLSRGVTVGTMLMDEALHFMRLGTFLERADNTARLVDVKFHAVHGDLFADGSEKAQQHDFYHWSAILRSVSGFEIYRKVYRDVIHPERVAELLILRADMPRSLHACMKEVVSNIAMVSDDRSLESYRRAGKLCAEMEFGRIEEILANGLHAYLTQFLDRVNEIGACISREFLMPN
- the rho gene encoding transcription termination factor Rho, producing the protein MHLNELKALHVSEVLKQAEALEIENTGRMRKQELMFAIIKKRAKAGEQVFADGVLEILPDGFGFLRSPDTSYTASTDDIYISPSQVRRFNLHTGDMIEGEVRIPKDGERYFALTKLDKVNNDLPENNKHKVMFENLTPLFPREQMKLEREIKGEENITGRIIDIIAPIGKGQRALVVAPPKSGKTVMMQHIAHAISANYPDAHMMVLLVDERPEEVTEMQRSVKAEVIASTFDEPAARHVHVAEMVIERAKRLVELKKDVVILLDSITRLARAYNNVVPSSGKVLSGGVDSNALQRPKRFFGAARKVEEGGSLTIIATALVDTGSRMDEVIFEEFKGTGNCEIHLDRRLYEKRVFPAIQLNRSGTRREEMLLPPEILQKTRILRQFMYNMDEIESMEMVLKSMKATKSNVEFFDMMRRGG
- the trxA gene encoding thioredoxin TrxA, producing MASDLIKHITDSSFEADVLQADKPVLVDYWAEWCGPCKMIAPILDEVATAYEGKLQIAKMNVDENRDIPGKLGIRGIPTLMVFKGGQLAATKVGAMSKAQLTDFINQQLA
- a CDS encoding DsbA family oxidoreductase; amino-acid sequence: MKTLTIDVVSDVVCPWCYVGKRRLERALALLAVQHPDVDPVVQWHTFQLNPDMPPEGMARAYYVSRKFGEDASAIYDRVAAVGKEVGIAFAFDNISRQPNTVVAHSLIAVSEPGLQQDAMVEAFFKAYFIDGLDLTEASVLMDVAQSAGMDRAAAEQHLQNSALHSQTIDSDKAAREMGITGVPFFIFNRQVGLSGAHEAETLLQGMVEAMNAATDD
- a CDS encoding formate/nitrite transporter family protein — encoded protein: MPELFGSDAYAPKEIALKVETVGVAKAHMATLPLLMLGLLAGAFIGLGGMFFVIIKSDASLSFAISQLLGGFVFCLGLILVVIAGAELFTGNNLLAMAWADGQITSREVLRNWVLVCAANLVGTTGLALLVYLSGHTHANGGAIGNTVLKIAFAKQNLVWHEAFFKGVLCNVLVCMAVWMAMAGRSVVDKVLAIIFPITAFVAAGFEHSIANMYFMQLALIIQYAEPATAMNVIGAAGNTLTVSGMLGNLGPVILGNLVGGSVFVGLVYHLIYRVAAAASPNATPLIEKR